One window from the genome of Spirosoma rhododendri encodes:
- the metE gene encoding 5-methyltetrahydropteroyltriglutamate--homocysteine S-methyltransferase, translating to MIAHNLGYPRIGSHRELKRACEQFWANKITCQQLEDVGRQIRTDNWLTQQQAGIALVPCNDFSFYDQVLDLSLTVGAIPPRFQPLLDSAEPDDDHLTLYFAMARGYQQNGLDLKAMEMTKWFDTNYHYIVPEFSKDQSFTLLSERIFTQFDEARQTLGVVPKPVLIGPVTYLLLGKEKDVDFDRLDLIDRLLPVYEQILSRLQTQGATWIQLDEPGLSLDLTDAQRAVFAKTYARLRGQFPDLNILLASYFDCYGDNLNLALQLPVDALHLDLVRCPSQLDDILQTDFASKSTQLSIGVINGRNIWINDLEKSRQTIQRVVNAIGSERVMLAPSCSLLHVPCDLANETAEQGLTPEIKQWLAFARQKLDELATLTTLFNDPANASANAVLAANQQAITARKESALINRPAVQNRVRQLTEQDAQRNASFVDRQAEQHAHLQLPLFPTTTIGSFPQTDAVRANRAKWKKGEKTLAQYDDFIRQETEQAIRWQEEIGLDVLVHGEFERNDMVEYFGELLDGFAFSENGWVQSYGSRCVKPPIIYGDVHRPEPMTVRWAQYAQSLTPKPVKGMLTGPVTILQWSFVRDDQPRRDTCLQIALAVRDEVVDLEKAGIQVIQIDEPALREGLPLRRENWAAYLDWAVRAFRVSASGVQDRTQIHTHMCYAEFNDIIQSIADLDADVITIETSRSQMELLDAFARFNYPNEIGPGVYDIHSPRVPTTAEMIDLLQKAGDVLPARNLWVNPDCGLKTRHWPETTEALRNMVQAAQTARESIVI from the coding sequence ATGATCGCACACAATCTCGGCTATCCACGAATTGGTAGCCACCGCGAACTCAAACGGGCCTGCGAACAGTTCTGGGCCAACAAAATCACGTGTCAGCAGCTAGAGGACGTCGGGCGGCAAATCCGCACCGATAACTGGCTGACCCAACAGCAGGCGGGCATCGCGCTCGTTCCCTGCAACGACTTCTCGTTCTACGATCAGGTGCTCGACCTGTCGCTGACGGTAGGGGCCATTCCACCCCGTTTCCAGCCGCTGCTCGACAGTGCCGAACCGGACGATGACCACCTGACGCTGTACTTCGCCATGGCGCGGGGTTATCAGCAGAACGGCCTCGACCTGAAAGCGATGGAGATGACCAAGTGGTTCGACACAAACTACCACTACATCGTTCCGGAATTCTCGAAAGACCAGTCGTTTACGTTGCTGTCGGAACGCATCTTCACCCAGTTCGATGAAGCCCGGCAGACGCTTGGCGTGGTGCCGAAACCGGTGCTGATTGGCCCCGTGACGTATCTGTTGCTGGGCAAAGAGAAAGACGTCGACTTTGACCGGCTGGACCTGATCGACCGGCTGCTGCCCGTCTACGAACAGATACTGAGTCGCCTTCAAACGCAGGGTGCCACTTGGATTCAACTGGATGAACCGGGTCTGTCGCTCGACCTGACCGATGCCCAACGCGCGGTGTTCGCCAAAACCTACGCCCGGCTACGCGGACAATTCCCCGACCTGAACATCCTGCTGGCGTCGTATTTCGACTGCTACGGCGACAACCTGAACCTGGCCCTGCAACTGCCCGTCGACGCGCTGCACCTCGATCTGGTCCGCTGCCCAAGCCAACTGGACGACATCCTCCAAACTGATTTTGCCAGCAAGTCGACGCAGCTTTCAATAGGCGTCATCAACGGGCGGAATATCTGGATCAATGATCTGGAAAAGTCGCGACAGACGATCCAGCGGGTTGTCAATGCTATTGGTAGTGAGCGGGTTATGCTGGCACCATCGTGTTCGCTGCTGCACGTTCCCTGCGATTTGGCTAACGAAACGGCCGAGCAGGGCCTGACGCCCGAAATCAAGCAATGGCTGGCCTTCGCCCGGCAAAAACTGGACGAACTGGCCACGCTCACGACGCTGTTCAACGACCCCGCCAATGCGTCAGCGAATGCGGTTCTGGCGGCAAACCAGCAGGCCATCACCGCCCGGAAAGAGTCAGCGCTGATTAATCGACCGGCGGTGCAGAACAGGGTGCGCCAACTGACGGAGCAGGATGCACAGCGTAATGCGTCGTTCGTAGACCGGCAGGCGGAGCAGCACGCGCATCTGCAATTGCCCCTGTTCCCGACGACGACAATCGGTTCGTTTCCGCAGACGGACGCCGTGCGGGCCAACCGGGCGAAGTGGAAGAAAGGCGAGAAGACGCTGGCGCAGTACGACGATTTTATCCGGCAGGAAACTGAACAGGCTATTCGCTGGCAGGAAGAAATTGGCCTTGACGTACTTGTTCACGGCGAATTCGAGCGCAACGACATGGTCGAATATTTCGGTGAACTGCTCGACGGTTTTGCGTTCAGCGAAAACGGCTGGGTACAGAGCTACGGGTCCCGTTGCGTGAAACCACCGATCATTTACGGCGATGTACACCGCCCCGAACCCATGACGGTGCGCTGGGCACAGTACGCGCAGTCGCTGACGCCGAAGCCGGTAAAAGGAATGCTCACCGGCCCCGTCACGATCCTGCAATGGTCATTCGTGCGCGACGATCAGCCCCGGCGCGACACCTGCCTGCAAATCGCGCTGGCGGTGCGCGATGAGGTGGTCGACCTGGAAAAAGCAGGTATTCAGGTGATTCAGATTGATGAACCGGCCCTGCGGGAAGGCCTGCCCCTGCGTCGGGAAAACTGGGCGGCTTACCTCGACTGGGCGGTGCGGGCGTTCCGCGTATCGGCCTCGGGCGTACAGGACCGGACGCAGATTCACACGCACATGTGCTACGCCGAATTCAACGACATCATCCAGTCCATCGCCGACCTCGACGCCGACGTGATTACGATTGAAACGTCGCGTTCGCAGATGGAACTGCTCGATGCTTTCGCCCGCTTCAACTACCCCAACGAGATCGGGCCGGGCGTGTACGACATTCATAGTCCCCGCGTCCCGACGACGGCCGAAATGATCGACCTGCTGCAAAAAGCGGGCGACGTGCTGCCCGCCCGCAACCTGTGGGTCAACCCCGACTGCGGCCTGAAAACCCGCCATTGGCCCGAAACCACCGAAGCCCTGCGCAACATGGTGCAGGCCGCGCAAACCGCGCGGGAATCAATAGTTATCTAG
- a CDS encoding acyl-CoA thioesterase: MSQLTFPTLADRIDAAETRVFKAVFPSTTNHYDTLFGGTALQLMDEVAFIAATRFSRKRMVTVSSDKINFTKSIPAGTIIELIGRVEHVGNTSIRVAVEIFVEEMYSMERHPAIHGTFTFVALDENKKPIRILDPTDSPEP; the protein is encoded by the coding sequence ATGTCCCAACTCACATTTCCCACGCTGGCGGACCGTATCGATGCGGCTGAAACCCGCGTGTTCAAGGCCGTTTTTCCGAGTACGACTAACCATTACGACACCCTGTTTGGCGGTACGGCCCTGCAACTGATGGATGAGGTCGCGTTTATTGCCGCGACTCGGTTTTCGCGCAAACGCATGGTCACAGTGTCGTCCGACAAGATCAATTTTACCAAGTCGATACCGGCCGGAACGATCATTGAACTTATCGGGCGAGTTGAGCACGTGGGCAATACGAGCATCCGCGTGGCCGTCGAAATTTTCGTCGAAGAGATGTACTCGATGGAGCGGCACCCGGCCATTCACGGCACGTTCACGTTTGTCGCGCTGGACGAAAACAAGAAACCCATCCGCATTCTGGACCCGACCGATTCACCCGAACCATGA